A genomic region of Haliaeetus albicilla chromosome 8, bHalAlb1.1, whole genome shotgun sequence contains the following coding sequences:
- the RGS2 gene encoding regulator of G-protein signaling 2, whose protein sequence is MQSAVFLALQHDGGRMERGGRRRGSEGQEAEKGRMKRTIIKDWKTRLSYFLQNSSSSTKMKSKKVGKHRTYFRPSPEEAQLWSEAFDELLANKYGLAAFRAFLKSEFCEENIEFWLACEDFKKTKSPQKLTSKAKKIYNDFIEKEAPKEINIDFQTKNMIAQNIQEVTRTCFSAAQKRVYSLMENNSYPRFLESEFYQELCKKTPIARAAQGT, encoded by the exons ATGCAGAGCGCCGTGTTCCTGGCGCTGCAGCACGACGGTGGGCGGATggagcggggcggccgccgccgcggcaGCGAGGGGCAGGAGGCGGAGAAGGGCAGGATGAAGAGGACGAT CATTAAAGATTGGAAAACAAGACTGAGCTACTTCCTGCAGAACTCTTCCAGTTCTACTAAGATGAAGTCTAAGAAAGTGGGGAAACACCGCACCTACTTCAG ACCTTCCCCTGAAGAAGCCCAGCTGTGGTCAGAAGCCTTTGATGAGCTTCTGGCTAATAAAT aTGGTCTTGCTGCTTTCCGAGCTTTTCTGAAGTCTGAGTTCTGTGAAGAGAACATCGAGTTCTGGTTGGCCTGTGAGGACTTCAAGAAAACCAAGTCACCGCAGAAGCTGacatcaaaagcaaaaaaaatctacaaTGACTTCATTGAAAAGGAAGCTCCTAAAGAG ATAAACATAGACTTCCAAACCAAGAACATGATTGCACAGAATATTCAAGAAGTCACACGTACCTGCTTCAGTGCAGCACAAAAGAGAGTTTACAGCTTAATGGAGAATAACTCATACCCACGGTTTTTGGAATCTGAATTCTATCAGGAGCTGTGCAAGAAGACACCCATCGCCAGAGCAGCCCAGGGAACATGA